The Gossypium arboreum isolate Shixiya-1 chromosome 6, ASM2569848v2, whole genome shotgun sequence DNA window AGTAAGATCATGAAGCTGGTCCAAAGCCTTATGAGTAGCAAAGAGTATGCAGGATCGGATGTTAAAGGTACGAGAGAGACTGCATATGCAAATACCATGGCAGCAATGGCAACCGACATGGCGACCATTAAAACCCACTTAAACAATTTACGCCGGATTGGCAATCCGCTTATAAGCAATTGGATGATGATGAGAGATGCCATGAAACCAAATGTTTTTGATATGAGGAATTGGGTATATGTATTTGGATTGGCAATCCGCTTATAAGAAATTGGGTATAAGCAATTGGATGATGATGAGAGATGCCCTGCCCTGTGACTTGGGTCGTTGTCTTGCCAAACTCCACTAGGAGGATTGACGGCTGCATGGAATGCCATGTTTGCTAGCAGCAAAGCCGCCAGGATTAGGTGGTGGCATTTTCTTTCCAACCAATCAACATTTCTTCCCTTAGCTTTCGGTATTGCATTTGATTGATCAGGTTCTTGTTTTGATAATAAGATGTTGTTCCTTATTACGTCAGACAATGACTCATCGTTAGCAAACTCATCTCTTTGGCTTTGTGATAAAAGATTAAGTACCTTGAGACCATCTTTATTCTTACGGTTCTTGTCCACCTCTTCCCGATAAATCAAAAACTTTATGGCctgcatgcatatataaatacagagagagagtgattatatttatatatttttttcaagtaatttatttattactttaagATATTCAAACTTCATAGTTAGTTTAGATCCATGGTACATACCTATTTTTGGTTAGCAACTATTTCCATATGCAAGATGGTGTTACCCTCATAGTTTAGACAATTTACAAACTATTGATCTAAAATTCCTTCAGTTACCAATAACTCCAAAGCCTCGAGCTGGTTGCACCTTACGCATCCATGCAAAATGGTGTCACCTTGGGCCATTAGTGATCGAGCTGTCCAGGGTTTGCCATAAAACAACTTTACCAACACATAAATGTAGCCTTTCATGGTTGCAATGTGAAGAGGGTTCCTCCCATCAAGGTTACAAACAAGGCACATATCAAGGTTAACCTGCATTAACCTTGTCACAATTTGATGGTTCCCTTTGGTTGCTGCTAAGTGAAGTAGTGATTGCCTTTGGGAATTTAGTTCGTTAGCCAGCTCATGCATTCGAGTGAGAAGTTCATCAACAAATTTAGAATTGCCAAGCATGATAGCTACATGCAAAGGTGTTTTAGGGTAACGACCATTAATAAATATGTTGAGAAGCTGTGCATCTTCTTGTAGCAAAGAAAGCAACTCATTCTTATTGCCATTCTTAGTTGCATTATAAAGCCTTTTCTCTATTTT harbors:
- the LOC108484964 gene encoding uncharacterized protein LOC108484964; its protein translation is MLGNSKFVDELLTRMHELANELNSQRQSLLHLAATKGNHQIVTRLMQVNLDMCLVCNLDGRNPLHIATMKGYIYVLVKLFYGKPWTARSLMAQGDTILHGCVRCNQLEALELLAIKFLIYREEVDKNRKNKDGLKVLNLLSQSQRDEFANDESLSDVIRNNILLSKQEPDQSNAIPKAKGRNVDWLERKCHHLILAALLLANMAFHAAVNPPSGVWQDNDPSHRAGHLSSSSNCLYPISYKRIANPNTYTQFLISKTFGFMASLIIIQLLISGLPIRRKLFKWVLMVAMSVAIAAMISEIRRLIGPLPEKLAIYCSDAAIARYLRAQNWNLKKATKMLKETLKWRAEYKPEEIRWEEVAHEAERGKIYRSNYIDKHGRTVLVMRPSCQVSSDFLYISIIHISGTT